A single Pedobacter sp. PACM 27299 DNA region contains:
- a CDS encoding zinc-binding metallopeptidase: MKKLNILLTAGLMLTLASCKKSENLNREIVGLGGDTWVNGPLDSWLAENFTKPFNIDVKYRWDGSELDLSKTLVPPRAEKVQPVMEIVKAGWIDVYTAEAGLGFIKQFAPRQYLLVGSLQYNAGGTVTLGEAEGGNRVTLFNINNFVKTDRNIIKPVLKTIHHEFTHILNQTISYAKEFEKITPGGYTADWNNTTLANANAAGYISQYAQAAPGEDYAEMTSIMLTEGKAAYDAKVNSIVLPKIDSIPDPANPPFIIQREIPNATAQAFIRKKEESVITYFKQSYGIDFAKLRNRTNYALSENAPVNLATIFGNARQFTSLSVDPDNNPGMSATFMTTWAAAKTGLAGLSSRVLNNFVVFFYPKAGELVLRVNYTSGTTAFAAHFVYKATYDANRNMTLSYLRRDGNGTTIAPGIVALTNYMTTGSFGMNYRYDANLLEYGQWFKTSDTNSSFFGTLGVIKY, translated from the coding sequence ATGAAGAAATTAAATATATTATTGACTGCCGGGCTGATGTTAACCCTGGCTTCTTGTAAGAAATCAGAGAACCTCAACCGGGAAATTGTCGGTTTAGGTGGAGATACCTGGGTAAATGGCCCATTAGATAGCTGGCTTGCAGAAAACTTCACTAAGCCTTTCAATATCGATGTGAAGTACCGTTGGGATGGATCAGAACTGGATTTATCTAAAACCCTGGTGCCGCCAAGAGCGGAAAAAGTACAGCCAGTGATGGAAATTGTGAAAGCAGGATGGATTGATGTGTATACCGCAGAAGCCGGATTAGGTTTTATCAAGCAATTTGCACCCCGCCAATACCTTTTAGTAGGGAGTTTACAATACAATGCTGGTGGTACGGTAACACTTGGTGAGGCTGAAGGTGGCAACAGGGTTACTTTGTTCAATATCAATAACTTTGTAAAGACCGATAGAAATATCATTAAACCCGTGTTGAAAACCATTCACCATGAGTTTACCCACATCTTAAACCAGACCATCAGTTATGCGAAAGAGTTTGAGAAAATTACACCAGGAGGATATACTGCAGATTGGAATAACACCACTTTAGCCAATGCAAATGCCGCTGGTTACATTAGTCAGTATGCTCAGGCTGCTCCTGGAGAAGATTATGCAGAGATGACTTCTATCATGTTGACAGAGGGAAAGGCAGCTTATGATGCCAAAGTGAACAGTATTGTATTGCCAAAAATAGACTCTATTCCTGATCCTGCAAACCCTCCTTTCATCATCCAGAGAGAAATTCCTAATGCAACTGCACAGGCATTTATCCGCAAGAAAGAAGAAAGTGTCATCACTTATTTTAAGCAATCTTATGGAATTGATTTTGCGAAACTGAGAAATCGCACCAATTATGCACTGTCAGAGAATGCACCGGTAAATCTGGCTACCATCTTTGGGAATGCGCGTCAGTTTACTTCATTAAGTGTAGATCCCGATAATAATCCTGGAATGTCTGCTACTTTCATGACTACCTGGGCAGCCGCAAAAACTGGCTTGGCAGGGTTATCAAGTAGGGTTTTGAACAATTTTGTTGTTTTCTTTTACCCGAAAGCAGGGGAATTGGTATTGCGCGTCAATTATACGAGCGGAACTACTGCCTTCGCGGCGCATTTTGTCTACAAAGCAACGTATGATGCCAACCGCAATATGACCTTATCCTACCTGAGAAGAGATGGTAATGGAACTACGATTGCTCCTGGTATTGTAGCCTTAACCAACTACATGACCACCGGAAGCTTCGGGATGAATTACCGTTATGATGCCAATCTTTTGGAATACGGTCAATGGTTCAAAACATCAGATACCAATAGTTCCTTTTTTGGGACTTTAGGTGTAATTAAATATTAA
- a CDS encoding RagB/SusD family nutrient uptake outer membrane protein produces MKKYNIYFILAVIFLFTGCKKYLEQVPDQRTKLNTPEKVSELLVTAYPRANLFLWSESMSDNVIDNSIAGAVNNINIGGYFWKDPEDISQDSPNYYWGACYTAIAAANQALDACNKATNPESYKAQKGEALVARAYAHFMLVTYYSKAYDPATAAVDPGIPYVTEPETVVLKNYERKTVAYVYEQIEKDLTEGLPLIVDNYAAPAYHFTKKAAHAFASRFYLNKREYDKVISEANETFPSNEFASNVRPWFAYANLDVSETRINYTAGTNPGNLLLGETVSRIANNYYNTRYSMPQVKLNNLTAPVGVNFSAFKKYSTSSTFYFVNKFYAHFVRTTINATTGTYYAMVPLLTTEEVLMNRAEANVMKGNYTAALADLNTLISVRVNGYVPATHDLTDAKIKNFYIATISDPQQAYLKAVLDFKAAEFVHEGMRWLDIKRLNIPVTHIDLDGTVRVLPANDPRRLCQLPPEVSLSGVELNPR; encoded by the coding sequence ATGAAAAAATATAATATATACTTTATTCTTGCGGTGATCTTTCTTTTCACCGGATGTAAAAAATACCTGGAGCAAGTGCCAGATCAGCGTACTAAGTTAAATACGCCGGAAAAAGTTTCAGAATTATTGGTTACTGCCTATCCAAGAGCTAATCTTTTCCTTTGGAGCGAGTCTATGTCTGATAATGTAATCGACAATAGTATTGCTGGTGCGGTCAATAACATCAATATCGGTGGTTATTTCTGGAAAGATCCGGAAGATATCTCTCAGGATTCACCGAATTATTACTGGGGTGCCTGCTATACAGCCATCGCAGCTGCAAATCAAGCATTAGACGCTTGTAATAAAGCCACAAATCCTGAATCTTACAAGGCGCAAAAAGGAGAAGCATTGGTAGCCAGAGCATATGCGCACTTTATGCTCGTTACTTATTATTCAAAAGCTTACGATCCGGCAACTGCTGCGGTTGATCCTGGTATCCCTTATGTAACGGAACCAGAAACGGTAGTATTGAAGAATTACGAGCGCAAAACAGTGGCTTATGTATACGAACAGATTGAGAAAGACCTGACAGAAGGTCTTCCATTAATCGTTGATAACTATGCTGCTCCTGCTTACCATTTCACTAAAAAGGCAGCTCATGCATTTGCTTCCCGCTTTTATTTGAACAAAAGAGAATATGATAAAGTAATTTCTGAAGCAAATGAAACCTTCCCTTCTAATGAATTCGCTTCCAATGTACGACCTTGGTTTGCTTATGCGAATTTAGACGTATCGGAAACCAGAATTAATTATACTGCAGGTACTAATCCAGGAAATTTATTACTTGGTGAAACGGTTTCAAGAATTGCCAATAACTATTACAATACAAGGTATTCTATGCCTCAGGTAAAGTTAAATAACCTGACGGCTCCGGTAGGTGTCAACTTTTCTGCCTTTAAGAAGTATTCAACTTCCAGTACTTTTTATTTTGTAAATAAGTTTTATGCGCATTTCGTTAGAACGACCATCAACGCAACTACGGGTACTTATTATGCAATGGTGCCACTATTGACAACTGAAGAAGTGCTGATGAACAGAGCAGAAGCCAATGTGATGAAAGGTAACTATACCGCTGCCCTGGCAGATCTCAACACGCTAATTAGTGTAAGGGTAAACGGTTATGTTCCTGCAACACATGACTTAACCGATGCGAAAATTAAGAACTTTTACATCGCGACAATCTCAGATCCGCAACAGGCATATTTAAAAGCAGTATTAGACTTTAAAGCTGCTGAATTTGTTCATGAAGGAATGAGATGGCTGGATATTAAACGCTTAAATATCCCAGTTACTCATATTGACCTGGATGGTACCGTTAGGGTATTACCGGCAAATGATCCTAGAAGACTTTGCCAGTTACCTCCAGAAGTATCCTTGTCCGGTGTGGAATTGAATCCACGTTAA
- a CDS encoding SusC/RagA family TonB-linked outer membrane protein, giving the protein MIKNFYKRRGGRNGITWLLAMLILLNSSTGFAFREMQMKMETLEFLLKRLEKQYKVNFVYDASEVNKNTSVEVNTESKSIDQVLKQLEPSGIAYVITGKKVILSKLIRPVSSNTKNKNITAKGSVKLKLSSGAADAVAGINVQEKGTKNGVSTNGNGEFSISVPEGATLVFSYIGYKSIEAQVTAAKTQFNIILEEDQNKLNEVVVTGYQTINKKLFTGSATSISGTDVKQDGVIDVTRMLEGKVAGVSVQNVSGTFGAAPKIRVRGATSISGENKPLFVVDGVVLEDVVNISNDQLSSGDASTLIGSSLAGINADDIESFNILKDASATALYGARAMNGVVVITTKKGRIGKTVVSYTGNFSTFLKPTYDTYNIMNSADQMSVYSEIARKGGLGISIANNADGGVYTKMWKLIKGYDKTSGEFGLNNTTQDRANYLGRFVNTNTDWFDLLFKNSLVQEHTVSISSGTEKARSYFSTGFYNDNGWSIADKVKRYTMNVRNDYKLSDRVSLGVIATGSLRQQDAPGTLGRTSNVVEGKYTRSFDINPFSYALNTSRALTAYDENGELDFFPKNYAPFNIIQEQENNKIKLDMLDMKLQAELGIKITENLNFKSLGALRYVKTTREHRVTEYSNMANAYRYAPTNTIRNKNDFLYKDPSHPEDIDKQIVLPQGGFYNRNDDNLLNFYVRNQLDWKKEINHKHLFSALAGQEIKFTDRKNSFSNGYGYQYDKGGVPFIDYRIIKQTLEGNFNYYGMNELYDRYASFFLNGTYSYSGKYVFSATARYDGSNRLGESAVARWLPTWTTSAAWNIDQEDFMKNVSQISYLKLRGGYGLTASMGSATNSSVVFQNSSTRRPVLSEVEPRIVIDDLENSELTWEKQYEANIGFDIGLFDSKINLSVDYYNRKGFDLISAIRTSGIGGQTTKLANYADMNSSGFEVTLGGPILRRNDFSWKTNFTFGYNTNKIVNLKSTPRIYDLIVPEGGPKLGGAVRGLYSIDFQALDKVGVPTFVNEDGEVSNSVYVQSSNSGFLKYEGSVDPTITGGLMNNFSYKDFTLNVFVSYQAGNKIRLNNAFQARYSDDDALPKEFLNRWSLPLDQNATNVPSVADYLLQNALNGKYPYTAYNYSTDRVADGSFVRLKSVSLAYNLPAKWIKSIGGNNLSLSLVGNNLWLIYADKKLKGQDPEFFSSGGVAMPIPKQITLSLKVGI; this is encoded by the coding sequence ATGATTAAAAACTTCTACAAAAGAAGAGGGGGACGGAATGGAATCACCTGGCTATTAGCCATGTTGATTTTACTCAATTCCTCAACTGGTTTTGCCTTTAGAGAGATGCAGATGAAGATGGAAACATTGGAATTTCTGCTGAAAAGACTGGAAAAACAGTACAAAGTGAACTTTGTTTATGATGCCTCAGAAGTAAACAAGAATACCAGTGTGGAGGTAAATACCGAATCTAAATCTATTGACCAGGTTTTAAAACAATTAGAACCTAGCGGTATCGCTTATGTGATCACTGGAAAAAAAGTGATCCTGAGTAAACTGATCAGACCAGTCAGCAGCAACACTAAGAATAAAAATATTACGGCAAAAGGAAGTGTCAAACTTAAATTAAGTTCTGGCGCTGCTGATGCGGTTGCAGGAATCAATGTACAGGAAAAAGGAACTAAAAATGGTGTTTCTACCAATGGAAACGGCGAATTTAGCATCAGCGTTCCGGAAGGAGCTACTTTGGTTTTCTCTTATATCGGTTATAAATCGATCGAAGCACAGGTAACTGCTGCAAAAACTCAGTTTAACATCATTCTGGAAGAAGATCAGAATAAATTAAATGAGGTTGTCGTTACTGGGTATCAGACTATTAATAAGAAATTATTTACGGGTTCGGCAACCAGTATCAGTGGAACTGATGTAAAACAGGACGGGGTAATTGATGTAACCAGAATGCTGGAAGGTAAAGTGGCCGGTGTATCCGTTCAGAACGTTTCCGGAACATTTGGTGCCGCACCAAAAATTCGTGTTCGTGGGGCAACATCGATCTCTGGAGAGAATAAACCGCTATTTGTAGTGGATGGAGTGGTATTGGAAGATGTGGTCAACATCTCCAACGATCAGCTGTCAAGCGGTGATGCTTCTACACTGATTGGTTCTTCTCTTGCAGGAATTAACGCAGATGATATTGAAAGCTTTAACATCCTGAAAGATGCTTCTGCAACCGCTTTATATGGGGCAAGAGCGATGAATGGTGTGGTAGTGATCACGACTAAAAAAGGGCGTATCGGGAAAACTGTCGTTTCTTATACTGGAAACTTCTCTACCTTCCTAAAGCCTACTTATGATACTTATAACATCATGAATTCTGCAGATCAGATGTCTGTGTATTCGGAAATCGCCCGCAAGGGAGGTCTGGGCATCAGTATCGCCAATAATGCAGATGGTGGAGTATACACTAAAATGTGGAAGTTGATTAAAGGATATGACAAAACATCAGGTGAGTTTGGCTTGAACAATACGACGCAAGATCGTGCTAACTATCTGGGTAGATTTGTCAATACCAATACGGATTGGTTTGATCTTTTGTTCAAAAATTCATTAGTTCAGGAGCATACGGTAAGTATCTCTTCGGGTACAGAAAAAGCAAGAAGTTATTTCTCTACCGGTTTTTATAATGACAATGGCTGGTCTATTGCTGATAAAGTGAAGCGTTACACCATGAATGTACGTAACGACTATAAACTTTCAGACCGTGTTTCCCTTGGTGTAATCGCTACAGGTTCCTTGAGACAGCAGGATGCACCAGGAACGTTGGGCCGTACGAGCAACGTAGTAGAAGGAAAATATACCCGTTCATTTGACATCAACCCTTTCAGTTATGCTTTAAATACAAGTAGAGCCTTAACTGCTTATGATGAAAATGGTGAATTAGACTTTTTCCCAAAAAACTATGCACCCTTTAACATCATTCAGGAGCAGGAAAATAACAAGATTAAACTGGACATGCTAGACATGAAGTTACAGGCTGAACTGGGTATCAAAATTACAGAAAATCTGAATTTTAAGTCATTAGGAGCACTGCGTTATGTGAAAACAACCAGAGAACACCGTGTAACTGAATATTCAAACATGGCCAATGCCTATCGCTATGCGCCAACAAATACCATCAGAAATAAAAACGACTTTTTGTATAAAGACCCTAGTCACCCGGAAGATATTGATAAGCAAATCGTATTGCCGCAGGGTGGTTTTTACAACAGAAATGATGACAATTTGCTAAATTTCTACGTTAGAAATCAGTTGGATTGGAAAAAAGAAATCAACCACAAACATTTGTTCAGCGCATTAGCCGGACAGGAAATCAAATTTACAGACCGTAAAAACAGCTTTAGCAATGGTTACGGTTACCAATATGACAAAGGTGGTGTGCCATTTATCGACTATCGCATCATCAAACAAACCTTGGAAGGAAACTTCAACTACTACGGGATGAATGAGTTGTATGATAGATATGCTTCCTTCTTTTTGAATGGAACGTATTCTTATAGTGGCAAATATGTATTCAGTGCAACCGCTCGTTATGACGGTTCTAACAGATTGGGAGAATCTGCAGTAGCGAGATGGCTGCCAACCTGGACTACAAGTGCGGCATGGAACATTGATCAAGAAGACTTCATGAAGAATGTAAGTCAGATCTCTTATCTGAAACTTAGAGGTGGTTACGGACTAACTGCGAGTATGGGAAGTGCCACAAATTCATCTGTAGTGTTCCAAAACAGTTCTACACGTCGTCCGGTGCTTTCTGAAGTAGAACCAAGGATCGTTATTGACGACTTGGAAAACTCAGAATTAACCTGGGAAAAGCAATATGAAGCCAACATTGGTTTTGATATTGGATTATTTGATAGCAAAATTAACCTAAGTGTAGATTATTATAACCGTAAAGGATTTGATCTGATTTCTGCAATCAGAACTTCTGGTATCGGTGGACAAACCACTAAACTGGCCAACTATGCAGACATGAATTCATCAGGTTTCGAGGTTACTTTAGGTGGTCCGATTTTGAGAAGAAATGACTTCAGCTGGAAAACGAACTTTACATTTGGTTACAACACCAACAAAATTGTAAACCTGAAAAGTACACCGCGGATCTATGACTTAATCGTTCCTGAAGGCGGTCCTAAGCTAGGTGGAGCGGTAAGAGGTTTGTATTCTATCGATTTCCAGGCTTTAGACAAAGTTGGAGTGCCAACATTTGTAAACGAAGATGGGGAAGTCAGCAATAGTGTTTATGTGCAAAGTTCTAATAGTGGTTTCCTGAAATATGAAGGTTCCGTAGATCCAACCATTACCGGTGGTTTAATGAACAATTTCAGCTACAAAGATTTCACTTTAAACGTATTTGTATCTTATCAGGCAGGCAATAAAATCCGTCTGAACAATGCATTCCAGGCCAGATATTCTGACGATGATGCTTTGCCTAAAGAATTCTTAAACAGATGGTCATTGCCATTGGATCAAAATGCAACAAATGTCCCTTCTGTTGCAGATTACCTGTTGCAAAATGCCTTAAATGGAAAATATCCTTACACCGCTTACAACTACTCTACAGATCGCGTTGCTGATGGCTCATTTGTACGTTTAAAAAGCGTTTCATTGGCTTACAACCTCCCTGCAAAGTGGATTAAATCGATTGGTGGGAATAATTTGTCGCTGTCATTGGTGGGAAATAACCTATGGTTGATCTATGCGGATAAGAAATTGAAAGGTCAGGATCCGGAATTCTTTAGTTCTGGTGGGGTGGCAATGCCGATTCCTAAGCAGATCACGCTATCTCTAAAAGTGGGCATTTAA
- a CDS encoding FecR family protein, whose protein sequence is MEHQDHYSLIINALNHPEDTALQAQLSAWRGLNVANEEEYKSIKRIWEQSANVEERYTGRDLDQAVAAFTARLEEKIQYTAPAKTYKLWWRAAAAVLVFGMAGLWGYRELKSEAFIFRSTNDQQDSILLVDGSKIFLNKHTQIKYATTFSKSQRKFFLLKGEAFFDIAKDPAHPFTVLINKSAVQVLGTTFNIQNIDSTIALEVKTGKVMFESTDHDPGHILEKGMAIRFNQKTGKIQKYLGLDTQTNSNWLYKELNFVDATLPEVCALIEQQYGVKITIQGNISNIKKLNANFKNDPLADVLDVLKMTYKITIDHHDNQIIIKQ, encoded by the coding sequence ATGGAACACCAAGATCACTATTCTCTGATTATAAATGCATTAAACCATCCGGAAGATACAGCTTTGCAAGCGCAGTTATCGGCCTGGAGAGGATTAAATGTAGCTAATGAAGAAGAATATAAAAGTATTAAGCGCATTTGGGAGCAATCAGCAAATGTAGAAGAACGCTATACAGGTAGGGATCTTGATCAGGCAGTTGCCGCTTTTACTGCCCGATTAGAAGAAAAAATCCAATATACTGCCCCTGCAAAAACCTATAAATTATGGTGGAGAGCTGCTGCCGCAGTACTGGTGTTCGGTATGGCAGGTTTATGGGGCTATAGAGAGCTAAAATCTGAAGCTTTTATCTTTAGAAGCACTAATGATCAGCAGGATTCTATACTGCTGGTAGATGGCTCTAAAATATTCTTAAACAAGCACACACAAATCAAATATGCGACTACTTTCAGTAAATCGCAGCGAAAATTCTTTCTTTTAAAGGGAGAAGCTTTTTTTGATATCGCCAAAGATCCGGCGCATCCTTTTACCGTGCTGATCAATAAATCAGCCGTTCAGGTATTGGGAACCACCTTTAACATTCAAAATATTGATAGCACCATTGCCCTTGAAGTTAAAACAGGAAAGGTGATGTTCGAAAGTACGGACCATGATCCCGGCCATATTCTGGAAAAAGGAATGGCGATCCGATTTAACCAGAAAACTGGTAAAATTCAAAAATATCTAGGACTGGACACACAAACCAATTCTAATTGGCTGTATAAAGAACTCAACTTTGTAGACGCTACTTTACCAGAAGTCTGCGCCTTAATAGAACAGCAGTATGGCGTTAAAATCACTATTCAAGGGAATATTTCGAATATCAAAAAGCTCAATGCAAACTTTAAAAATGACCCCTTGGCCGATGTACTTGATGTTTTGAAAATGACCTATAAAATTACTATTGACCACCACGATAATCAGATAATAATAAAACAGTAA
- a CDS encoding RNA polymerase sigma-70 factor translates to MDGEGTISLLIEEEFLGENRENSVAVFTKLYRHYFKRLFMTSLKIVRDDYLAEEVIQDVFLRLWENENRFDQIAEFERYLYRSVGNESLNKLRNQKTQSKHYDQFSKAASPEFVNTLLEEEELKRKIAKAIESLPPQCKTVFKMNRFEGLKYRQIAEELQISEKTVEGHIAKALKILRANLLGILLLLSYLSWFLLEK, encoded by the coding sequence ATGGACGGCGAGGGAACTATCTCATTATTGATAGAAGAAGAATTTTTAGGAGAAAACAGGGAGAATAGCGTCGCGGTCTTTACCAAATTATATCGTCATTACTTTAAAAGGCTGTTTATGACCTCCTTAAAGATTGTTAGGGATGATTACTTGGCAGAAGAAGTGATTCAGGATGTTTTTTTAAGACTTTGGGAAAATGAAAACAGGTTTGATCAGATTGCAGAATTTGAAAGATACCTGTATCGTTCTGTGGGCAATGAATCCCTGAATAAACTCCGCAATCAGAAAACACAAAGCAAACATTATGACCAGTTTTCTAAAGCTGCCAGTCCGGAATTTGTCAATACTCTACTGGAAGAGGAAGAACTGAAAAGAAAGATAGCCAAGGCCATAGAAAGCCTGCCTCCTCAATGTAAAACGGTATTTAAAATGAACCGTTTTGAAGGGCTAAAATACCGTCAGATTGCTGAAGAACTGCAAATTTCAGAAAAAACTGTGGAAGGGCATATCGCTAAAGCCTTAAAAATTCTAAGGGCAAACTTGTTGGGTATACTCCTCTTGCTGAGCTATCTCAGTTGGTTCTTATTGGAGAAATAG
- a CDS encoding phosphatidate cytidylyltransferase: MKTRAITAFFFTIVMLGSMFLGPYVYSAFYLLLSLAALWEFFKLIKTTGIRPHRNIAMVAAALIFFMIAGYHFLQFETKFLLLLVPLIFAVFISELYKKDKIPFANISYTFVGFMYVTVPFCFFYALGFIGHIPDYSFHLPLAFMLMLWANDTGAYLFGSKFGKTRLFERHSPKKSWEGFFGGVFTSVVVAYILSIYFTELSFLTLGGMAVLISSFGTLGDLVESMLKRSLNVKDSGDILPGHGGLLDRFDGLLMSAPVVYVYLYLILY, from the coding sequence ATGAAAACAAGAGCGATTACAGCTTTCTTTTTTACCATAGTGATGTTAGGATCCATGTTTTTAGGACCTTACGTCTATTCTGCTTTTTACCTATTGCTGAGTCTGGCTGCCTTATGGGAGTTTTTTAAACTCATCAAAACGACAGGAATCAGGCCACACCGCAATATCGCCATGGTTGCCGCAGCGCTGATCTTTTTCATGATTGCCGGTTATCATTTCCTGCAGTTTGAAACCAAATTTTTACTGCTGCTGGTCCCTTTGATCTTCGCTGTATTTATCTCAGAGCTTTATAAAAAGGATAAAATACCCTTTGCCAATATCTCTTACACCTTTGTAGGTTTTATGTATGTGACCGTTCCTTTTTGTTTCTTTTATGCGCTAGGTTTTATTGGGCATATCCCTGATTATAGTTTTCATTTGCCATTGGCTTTCATGCTGATGTTGTGGGCAAATGATACTGGAGCTTACCTTTTCGGCTCTAAATTTGGTAAAACAAGGCTATTTGAACGTCATTCTCCTAAGAAATCATGGGAAGGCTTCTTTGGCGGAGTATTTACGAGTGTAGTAGTTGCTTATATCCTTTCTATTTACTTTACAGAGCTGTCTTTTTTAACCCTTGGAGGAATGGCAGTTTTAATATCCAGTTTTGGAACTTTAGGAGATCTGGTAGAATCTATGCTGAAAAGAAGTTTGAATGTGAAAGATTCTGGAGATATTTTACCCGGTCATGGAGGCCTTTTGGATCGTTTCGATGGTCTATTAATGTCTGCGCCGGTGGTTTATGTGTACCTCTATCTAATTTTGTATTAA
- a CDS encoding putative signal transducing protein, which yields MENNWTKVFSTEDPFTAEILKQGLSENDIPAVVMNQQDSSYKVFGTIHILVHPDNVEKANAYIKDNEIA from the coding sequence ATGGAAAACAATTGGACAAAAGTATTTAGTACCGAAGATCCTTTTACCGCAGAAATCTTAAAACAAGGACTATCGGAAAATGATATTCCTGCAGTGGTGATGAATCAGCAAGACTCTTCTTATAAAGTTTTCGGAACGATTCACATCCTGGTACACCCGGATAATGTAGAAAAAGCAAACGCTTATATCAAAGATAACGAGATCGCATAA
- a CDS encoding CPBP family intramembrane glutamic endopeptidase, which yields MNFIDQERLEKSPYVQLLTLGLYAIAGIILASLASVLSLYFWYGEMFNADWLNPGHPKNLVTMRIFIGMQQIGLFLLPALVLAWGEKQRVPEFYGFKKVKVELLLLVILMMVFSMPILEWVTMVNMKMVLPGFLKPVEEWMRAQEDKNTETMVNLLKINDIGDYLISILLIAILPAIAEEMIFRGAIQRSLGRMFQNPHFVIWFTAFIFSAIHIQFYGFLPRLLLGAAFGYIYFWTQSLWYSMFAHFVNNAYAVTGAWYMQKNNIPLSEANKTTNFQWYGVLISVILTFLVFKYFKNKSLKADGKQLDKSI from the coding sequence TTGAAAAAAGTCCTTATGTACAATTACTTACCCTGGGTTTATACGCCATTGCAGGGATTATACTGGCAAGTCTAGCCTCAGTTTTGAGCTTGTACTTTTGGTATGGAGAAATGTTCAATGCTGATTGGCTGAATCCTGGTCATCCTAAAAATTTGGTCACCATGAGGATATTTATAGGGATGCAGCAAATCGGACTTTTTCTATTGCCAGCTCTCGTGCTGGCCTGGGGAGAAAAGCAGCGCGTTCCTGAGTTCTATGGTTTCAAGAAAGTAAAGGTAGAATTACTGCTTTTAGTGATCCTGATGATGGTATTTTCTATGCCGATATTGGAATGGGTCACCATGGTGAACATGAAAATGGTACTGCCTGGGTTTTTGAAACCAGTGGAAGAATGGATGAGGGCTCAGGAGGATAAGAACACGGAAACCATGGTAAATCTTTTAAAGATTAACGATATTGGGGATTATTTAATCAGTATTTTGTTGATTGCTATTTTGCCTGCCATTGCCGAGGAAATGATCTTTAGAGGCGCTATTCAGCGATCTCTGGGTAGAATGTTTCAAAACCCGCATTTTGTAATCTGGTTCACTGCCTTCATTTTTAGTGCGATCCACATCCAGTTTTATGGGTTTTTACCGCGTTTACTTCTTGGGGCAGCCTTTGGTTACATTTACTTCTGGACGCAGAGCTTGTGGTACTCTATGTTCGCCCATTTTGTAAATAACGCTTATGCCGTAACCGGAGCATGGTATATGCAAAAAAACAATATACCTTTGTCGGAAGCGAATAAAACCACCAATTTTCAATGGTATGGGGTGCTGATCAGTGTGATTTTAACATTCCTGGTATTCAAATATTTTAAAAATAAATCATTAAAAGCAGATGGAAAACAATTGGACAAAAGTATTTAG